From a single Pleurodeles waltl isolate 20211129_DDA chromosome 8, aPleWal1.hap1.20221129, whole genome shotgun sequence genomic region:
- the LOC138249661 gene encoding uncharacterized protein, producing the protein MAISDQAAIAMPALGRPFRLGMLYDCRSDELIPGVTLWNNETLQMDVATTPQPKTEFQIITSDRIEEKASSLGVSASLKASFLGGLVEVNGSASYLNDKKTSEKQARVSLQYSTTTIFHHLTMTHLGRQNVSYPDVFDQGTATHVVSAVLYGAQAFFVFDCDFSSSESIQDIQGNLEMMIQKIPTIALEGEGSLKMSDKEFENTEKFTCKFYGDFSLDSNPTTYQEAIKIYSTLPKLLGERGEKAVPVKVWLYPLKQIDPKAAQVVHDISIKLVFDVQAVLEKMSEINMQCNDLMMHPAAITFPEIRSKVQQFQEFCKQYTLTFQKQLAETLPSIRGGKKEECALVNILMSQRHSPFNFQSLSEFLDDKLQEMDFVNSYITLLKDVRVIATESELNRIILNPNTEYVVAFTFTSLKDIEPFLAALKDWLQAEFNKKVNGSKAQSDVSQKEKTKQWVSQSNISKTTRKYVKAFQEFFILNKSRKDTQFIVSSVSDQSNPGAFLYLYEAGDLLSTKFEPPSKPNPPLPGRITHNSVELKLRPSEFGQEAIEMYKIEYRTTNKENWADIRSEQKTETFTINGLKPNSEYEFRYYAECKAGLSAASDIKRAAKTLPTSPPGAPASGAVYSEAITLTWKVPSVIADGVTISDYEIEYRRKGGEGTQERDVGWFKERVGEQLETFTIKGLDRNTSYLFRVYAICKDVGVSAPSESVGIITTADAEEPRIAQTILEGSTQLNKDEPSIYMLPTVFHPDGVYRKHTMGTVNMQQTHKVIMVLGATGSGKTTLINGMINYILGVEWKDNFRFKLINEVLHRSQAHSQTSEVTAYEIHFQIGFHIPYSLTIIDTPGFGDTRGIEQDKKITQNIREFFSKPGGIDQLDAVCCVVQASAARLTHAQKYVFDSVLSIFGKDIEENIQVLVTFADGQTPPVLDAIKASDVPCPKDDKGTPIHFKFNNSALFAGNVGREEENAFNFNEMFWRMGLMSMQTFFTSLSSLQPKSLRLTKEVLKERRDLEVCVQGLQPQIKAGLIKLDELKKTQHALEQHKDEMKANQNFEYEVETHKQRKVEIQDLITNCSTCHFTCHHPCGIRDDRAKNRCSAMRDGNCTVCPGKCAWDVHFNQAYKFEYYMEKEKKTYAELKARYESASGEVMTVEKVFEELLLEYDAVQNTVVNLIEKSSSSLRRLQEIALKPNPLATPEYIDLMIEAEERELKPGYKERIKALHEVREQAVLIHKIANNEKLLPEESKAYTSMKKKESKVTASFWSKIDILRSLFKSSSN; encoded by the coding sequence GTGTTACTTTATGGAACAATGAAACACTTCAGATGGACGTGGCCACCACGCCTCAACCCAAGACTGAATTCCAGATAATCACATCCGACAGAATTGAAGAGAAAGCCTCCTCTCTCGGTGTTTCAGCATCATTGAAGGCGAGCTTTCTTGGCGGACTGGTTGAAGTGAATGGATCTGCCTCCTATTTAAACGACAAGAAAACGTCAGAGAAACAGGCGCGGGTGTCGCTTCAGTACTCAACCACTACTATATTTCATCATCTGACCATGACACATTTAGGACGACAAAATGTCTCTTATCCTGATGTGTTTGACCAAGGGACAGCAACACATGTTGTGTCTGCTGTACTGTATGGGGCGCAGGCTTTCTTTGTTTTTGACTGTGACTTTTCATCATCAGAAAGCATCCAAGATATACAGGGTAACCTTGAAATGATGATTCAAAAGATACCAACGATTGCTCTTGAGGGGGAGGGCTCTCTCAAAATGAGCGATAAAGAGTTTGAGAATACTGAAAAATTTACTTGTAAATTCTATGGGGACTTTTCTCTAGATAGCAATCCTACTACTTACCAAGAGGCCATAAAAATCTACTCCACCCTTCCAAAATTGCTTGGTGAGAGGGGAGAAAAGGCAGTGCCGGTGAAGGTCTGGTTATATCCACTCAAACAAATTGATCCCAAAGCTGCTCAGGTTGTACATGATATCAGCATTAAGCTAGTTTTTGATGTCCAGGCTGTCTTGGAGAAAATGTCCGAGATTAACATGCAGTGCAATGATCTGATGATGCACCCTGCTGCAATAACCTTTCCAGAGATCAGAAGTAAAGTCCAGCAGTTCCAAGAGTTTTGCAAGCAGTACACCCTGACCTTCCAGAAACAGCTGGCAGAGACTTTGCCATCTATTCGTGGGGGCAAGAAAGAGGAATGTGCCCTGGTGAACATTCTGATGAGTCAAAGGCATTCACCATTCAACTTTCAGTCTCTGTCAGAGTTTCTGGATGACAAACTTCAAGAGATGGATTTTGTGAATTCCTACATTACTCTCCTTAAGGACGTCAGAGTTATAGCCACTGAAAGTGAACTTAACCGCATAATTCTTAATCCCAATACAGAGTATGTGGTGGCATTTACATTCACCTCATTGAAAGATATAGAACCATTCCTTGCAGCTCTGAAAGACTGGCTCCAGGCAGAATTCAACAAGAAGGTGAATGGTTCAAAAGCACAGAGTGATGTCTcccagaaagagaaaacaaaacagtgggtcagtcagtcaaatatttcaaaaactacgaGGAAATATGTCAAGGCATTCCAAGAATTTTTCATTCTTAATAAGTCTAGGAAAGATACACAGTTCATTGTCTCATCAGTTTCAGATCAAAGTAATCCTGGGGCTTTCCTTTACCTGTATGAAGCAGGAGATCTTTTGAGCACAAAGTTTGAGCCTCCCTCCAAACCCAATCCACCTCTTCCAGGTAGAATAACACACAACAGTGTAGAACTGAAGCTCAGGCCATCAGAGTTTGGACAGGAAGCGATAGAGATGTATAAGATAGAGTATAGAACTACAAATAAGGAAAACTGGGCTGACATAAGATCAGAGCAGAAAACTGAGACATTTACCATAAATGGCCTCAAACCTAATTCAGAATATGAATTCCGCTACTACGCAGAGTGCAAAGCTGGACTGAGTGCTGCTAGTGATATCAAGAGGGCTGCGAAGACTCTTCCAACTAGTCCCCCCGGTGCACCAGCAAGTGGAGCTGTATACTCAGAAGCCATAACCCTCACGTGGAAGGTCCCATCTGTCATTGCAGATGGAGTCACGATCAGTGACTATGAGATAGAATACAGAAGAAAGGGAGGTGAAGGGACACAAGAGAGGGATGTAGGGTGGTTTAAAGAGAGAGTGGGAGAGCAGCTTGAGACTTTTACCATTAAAGGTCTTGATCGAAACACATCGTACCTGTTCCGGGTGTATGCTATCTGCAAGGATGTGGGGGTCAGTGCCCCAAGTGAAAGTGTTGGTATCATTACAACTGCCGATGCAGAAGAGCCTCGAATCGCACAAACTATACTGGAAGGAAGCACCCAACTAAACAAAGACGAGCCTTCCATCTATATGTTGCCAACCGTCTTTCACCCGGATGGAGTATACAGAAAGCACACAATGGGAACCGTAAATATGCAACAAACTCATAAAGTTATTATGGTCTTGGGAGCCACTGGATCTGGtaaaaccacactcattaatggcATGATCAATTACATTCTGGGAGTAGAATGGAAAGACAACTTCCGGTTCAAGCTGATAAACGAAGTTCTGCACAGAAGTCAGGCGCACAGTCAGACATCTGAGGTTACTGCCTATGAAATCCATTTCCAGATAGGATTCCACATTCCGTATTCCCTAACCATTATAGACACTCCTGGATTCGGAGACACTCGAGGAATAGAACAAGACAAGAAGATCACACAAAATATCCGAGAATTCTTCTCTAAACCAGGAGGCATCGATCAATTAGATGCTGTGTGTTGCGTGGTGCAGGCCTCTGCAGCGCGCTTAACGCATGCACAAAAGTATGTGTTTGATTCTGTGCTCTCGATTTTTGGGAAGGACATAGAAGAAAATATCCAGGTTCTGGTCACTTTTGCAGATGGGCAGACACCTCCTGTTCTGGACGCCATCAAGGCGTCGGATGTTCCCTGTCCTAAAGATGATAAGGGCACCCCAATTCATTTTAAGTTCAACAACTCAGCTTTATTTGCAGGTAATGTCGGTAGGGAGGAGGAGAATGCTTTTAACTTCAACGAAATGTTCTGGAGAATGGGACTCATGAGCATGCAGACATTTTTTACGTCACTGTCTAGTCTTCAGCCAAAGAGCCTACGTTTAACCAAGGAGGTCCTGAAGGAGCGCAGGGATCTGGAAGTTTGTGTGCAGGGCCTGCAACCACAAATCAAAGCTGGGCTCATAAAACTAGACGAGTTAAAGAAGACACAGCATGCTCTGGAGCAGCACAAGGATGAGATGAAGGCCAATCAGAACTTTGAGTATGAGGTGGAGACCCACAAACAGAGAAAAGTGGAGATTCAAGACCTAATAACAAATTGTAGCACGTGCCATTTCACTTGTCACCATCCGTGTGGCATTCGTGATGATCGTGCGAAAAATCGCTGCAGTGCAATGCGTGACGGAAATTGTACGGTTTGTCCAGGAAAGTGCGCGTGGGACGTTCACTTCAATCAAGCATATAAATTTGAGTACTatatggaaaaagagaaaaaaacctaTGCAGAACTCAAAGCTAGATATGAGAGCGCATCTGGTGAGGTGATGACAGTAGAGAAGGTCTTTGAGGAGCTTCTTCTTGAATATGATGCGGTGCAAAATACTGTGGTAAACCTCATTGAGAAATCTTCATCAAGCCTGAGACGCCTTCAGGAAATTGCGTTAAAGCCCAACCCACTTGCAACTCCAGAATACATTGATCTGATGATCGAGGCGGAGGAGCGGGAGCTGAAACCAGGCTACAAAGAGCGGATCAAAGCCCTGCATGAGGTCAGGGAGCAGGCTGTCCTGATCCATAAGATTGCCAATAACGAGAAACTGCTGCCCGAAGAAAGTAAAGCGTACACATCTATGAAGAAAAAGGAGTCTAAGGTtactgcttctttttggagcaaaatTGATATTCTAagatctttatttaaaagcagcagtAACTAG